From the Theobroma cacao cultivar B97-61/B2 chromosome 2, Criollo_cocoa_genome_V2, whole genome shotgun sequence genome, one window contains:
- the LOC18610005 gene encoding probable transmembrane ascorbate ferrireductase 3, which translates to MPSTQEVTYGVHRRSASRLTIVAHMFGILAFVLMLVWLLHYRGGIEYDSYDGYRVFNVHPFLMFCGFIFLSGEAMMVYKTVQAIHIVQKVVHMILQLTAFVLGVVGLCAVFKFHDMASIENVYSLHSWFGIGTISLFALQWLAGLSTYMFPQTQTTRITLLPWHVCHGRTLLYMSIAAALTGLMEKATFLNLRPGHETRLINFIGLSILLFGIFVDLSVALARYV; encoded by the exons ATGCCTTCCACACAGGAAGTCACGTATGGTGTCCACCGACGTTCAGCTTCTCGTCTAACGATAGTTGCACACATGTTCGGCATCCTGGCTTTCGTCTTGATGCTGGTTTGGTTGCTACATTATCGTGGGGGTATCGAGTACGATTCTTATGATGGCTATCGTGTTTTCAAT GTTCACCCATTTCTTATGTTCTGTGGGTTCATTTTTCTGTCTGGTGAAG CAATGATGGTCTACAAGACAGTTCAAGCTATACATATCGTGCAGAAGGTAGTCCATATGATACTACAGCTTACGGCTTTTGTGCTTGGGGTGGTTGGGCTTTGTGCAGTTTTCAAGTTCCATGATATGGCCAGCATAGAGAATGTTTACAGTTTGCATTCATGGTTTGGCATCGGCACCATTTCCTTGTTTGCATTGCAG TGGCTAGCGGGGTTGTCCACATATATGTTTCCGCAAACACAAACGACGAGGATAACCTTGCTTCCCTGGCACGTTTGTCATGGCAGGACATTGCTATACATGTCGATAGCTGCAGCTCTCACTGGCTTGATGGAGAAGGCTACCTTCCTCAACCTGCGCCCTGGCCACGAAACTCGTTTGATCAATTTCATAGGACTATCTATCCTCTTGTTTGGCATATTTGTAGATCTCAGCGTTGCTCTTGCCCGTTATGTCTGA
- the LOC18610006 gene encoding probable ascorbate-specific transmembrane electron transporter 1 isoform X1 — MAPNSRSYQVSATPFTVFGHLLFIAVATLVFVWLLKFREGLAFESANKFKIFNLHPLLMVIGFILTVGEAIMAYKTIPGRRDVQVQRVVHLTLQTIALGSGILGIVSVFKFQDEAEIPDMFTLHSWLGMIAICLFGLQLLLGFFSFVFPGAESYSRAGYTPWHIFGGLVIFFLAIATAEMGLLLKFLRLGLFRSQEALIVNFIGLLLFLFAVAVGLSVVLTRGY; from the exons ATGGCGCCTAACAGCAGAAGCTATCAAGTTTCCGCAACCCCATTCACAGTATTTGGACATTTGTTATTTATAGCAGTGGCAACCCTCGTGTTCGTTTGGCTACTCAAGTTCCGAGAAGGTCTGGCTTTTGAATCTGCtaataaatttaagattttcaaT CTGCATCCACTTCTAATGGTGATTGGATTCATATTAACTGTTGGAGAAG CAATCATGGCATACAAGACAATCCCAGGAAGAAGAGACGTGCAAGTACAACGGGTAGTTCATCTCACTTTGCAAACCATTGCTCTTGGTTCTGGGATCTTGGGGATTGTTTCAGTTTTCAAGTTCCAGGATGAGGCCGAAATTCCTGACATGTTTACCTTACATTCTTGGCTAGGCATGATTGCCATCTGCTTGTTTGGTTTGCAG TTGTTGCTTGGTTTCTTCTCCTTTGTGTTTCCTGGTGCAGAGTCATATTCAAGAGCAGGATACACGCCATGGCACATTTTTGGTGGCTTAGTTATCTTCTTCTTAGCAATTGCCACTGCTGAGATGGGATTGTTACTGAAATTCCTGCGATTAGGCCTATTTCGCAGCCAAGAAGCACTCATTGTCAACTTCATTGGATTGTTGCTGTTTCTATTTGCAGTGGCTGTTGGCCTCAGCGTTGTCCTGACTCGGGGTTATTGA
- the LOC18610006 gene encoding probable ascorbate-specific transmembrane electron transporter 1 isoform X2 produces the protein MAPNSRSYQVSATPFTVFGHLLFIAVATLVFVWLLKFREAIMAYKTIPGRRDVQVQRVVHLTLQTIALGSGILGIVSVFKFQDEAEIPDMFTLHSWLGMIAICLFGLQLLLGFFSFVFPGAESYSRAGYTPWHIFGGLVIFFLAIATAEMGLLLKFLRLGLFRSQEALIVNFIGLLLFLFAVAVGLSVVLTRGY, from the exons ATGGCGCCTAACAGCAGAAGCTATCAAGTTTCCGCAACCCCATTCACAGTATTTGGACATTTGTTATTTATAGCAGTGGCAACCCTCGTGTTCGTTTGGCTACTCAAGTTCCGAGAAG CAATCATGGCATACAAGACAATCCCAGGAAGAAGAGACGTGCAAGTACAACGGGTAGTTCATCTCACTTTGCAAACCATTGCTCTTGGTTCTGGGATCTTGGGGATTGTTTCAGTTTTCAAGTTCCAGGATGAGGCCGAAATTCCTGACATGTTTACCTTACATTCTTGGCTAGGCATGATTGCCATCTGCTTGTTTGGTTTGCAG TTGTTGCTTGGTTTCTTCTCCTTTGTGTTTCCTGGTGCAGAGTCATATTCAAGAGCAGGATACACGCCATGGCACATTTTTGGTGGCTTAGTTATCTTCTTCTTAGCAATTGCCACTGCTGAGATGGGATTGTTACTGAAATTCCTGCGATTAGGCCTATTTCGCAGCCAAGAAGCACTCATTGTCAACTTCATTGGATTGTTGCTGTTTCTATTTGCAGTGGCTGTTGGCCTCAGCGTTGTCCTGACTCGGGGTTATTGA
- the LOC18610007 gene encoding protein OBERON 3: MFGEKDPSSDLPCVGDENSQSKLSRLFQNKESSVEKMSFLQKGIDFLRESKVGLDGGYALPRPSKPGNSGSQELTLSYLCENPKLGFCSEKEFPGKTLLEKVTSYKGKEVVDSENSNQDEKWVERDFLNLSESKGISSKREVEEDFHERENSNREKRPKLETLNLSLALPDVSLSLTASNALQNGDPPQHRPRPSRSVQSLAPSNNNTQTTCSNDFTAASLSYSYSLPFSHNPSCSLTRNSTENYEYSVGKDDQIWCGGEGTNGSVHSRFRPIADGVALANHGGAGGGGGFSMMQVNRQVNKDSCNSLHRTTSSDNHSFFPSELPARPRVDNLSGDSRRRDSENLRVLESMEGGRSRKISRPERILREIVSESIPAMAQIMQELPDETVELTKEYLRNIIATPEKKEELVGLQNRLERRSDLTKETLSKCQKDQLEILVAVKMGHKSFLSVKMRFPTTELLEIFFFMRCRNLNCKSLLPVDDCDCKICSGNKGFCSSCMCPICLNFDCANNTCSWVGCDVCSHWCHAACGIRRNLIKPGPSLKGPSGTTEMQFHCIGCGHASEMFGFVKDVFLCCAKDWGPETLKKELDCVRKIFKGSDDSKGKELHIKADELCTQLQNKMMSALDACSVIIQFFNYTDGMADFPPSGACSKDLMTTQVDLRKDESSVTPATSLPPKLVFYSTSSSSGRDLLPNDHGQKDIKTALANDLKSEDEYRFGRLSNNDGFDSLESMVRIKEAEAMMFQSKADEARREAETYMRMIRAKSDKLEEEYAEKLSRLCLQETEERRRKKVEEVKVLEHSHCDYYQMKLRMQAEIASLLERMEATKQQWV, encoded by the exons ATGTTTGGAGAGAAAGATCCCTCAAGTGATCTCCCTTGTGTAGGAGATGAAAACTCTCAAAGCAAGCTCTCACgtttgtttcaaaacaaggaGAGTTCAGTtgaaaaaatgagttttttaCAAAAGGGTATTGATTTCCTTAGAGAATCAAAGGTGGGTCTTGATGGAGGCTATGCTTTACCAAGACCTTCAAAGCCTGGGAATTCTGGATCCCAAGAACTCACTCTTAGCTACCTTTGTGAAAATCCCAAACTGGGTTTTTGTTCTGAGAAAGAGTTTCCCGGGAAAACCCTGTTGGAGAAAGTTACTAGTTACAAAGGGAAAGAAGTTGTCGATTCTGAGAATTCAAATcaagatgaaaaatgggttGAAAGAGATTTCTTGAATTTGAGTGAAAGTAAAGGGATTTCTTCAAAAAGAGAGGTAGAGGAGGATTTTCATGAAAGAGAGAATAGTAATAGGGAGAAAAGGCCAAAGCTTGAAACTTTGAATCTGTCTTTAGCTTTACCTGATGTGTCTCTCTCTTTAACTGCATCAAATGCTTTGCAAAATGGTGATCCTCCACAACACAGGCCAAGGCCTAGTAGGAGTGTACAGTCTTTAGCACCATCAAACAATAACACACAAACCACATGTTCTAATGATTTCACTGCTGCTTCATTGTCATACTCGTATTCTCTGCCGTTTTCACATAATCCTAGCTGCTcattaacaagaaattcaACTGAGAATTATGAGTATTCTGTGGGGAAAGATGATCAAATTTGGTGTGGTGGTGAGGGTACTAATGGATCCGTGCATAGTCGGTTTAGGCCAATTGCTGATGGAGTTGCTTTGGCCAATCATGGTGGTGCTGGTGGTGGTGGGGGCTTTTCCATGATGCAGGTTAATCGTCAAGTGAATAAAGATTCATGCAATAGTCTTCATAGAACGACTAGTTCAGATAATCATTCCTTTTTTCCATCTGAATTGCCTGCTAGACCGCGTGTAGATAATCTGTCAGGGGATTCGAGGAGGAGGGATTCAGAGAATTTGAGAGTTTTAGAGAGTATGGAGGGAGGGAGATCCCGAAAGATTTCAAGACCGGAGAGAATTCTTCGTGAGATTGTGTCAGAGTCGATTCCTGCCATGGCTCAAATAATGCAGGAGCTGCCTGATGAAACGGTAGAATTGACCAAAGAGTACTTGAGAAATATTATAGCAACTCcagagaagaaggaagaattAGTGGGACTTCAAAACCGGCTTGAGAGGAGATCTGATCTTACCAAGGAGACTCTCTCAAAGTGCCAAAAGGACCAGCTAGAAATTTTAGTTGCAGTCAAAATGGGCCATAAAAGCTTCTTGTCTGTAAAAATGCGGTTTCCCACAACTGAGCTGCTGgagattttcttctttatgaGATGTAGGAATCTGAATTGTAAGAGTTTGCTGCCTGTTGATGACTGTGATTGTAAGATATGCTCAGGGAACAAGGGGTTTTGCAGTTCTTGTATGTGTCCTATCTgcttaaattttgattgtgcTAACAATACTTGCagttgggttggttgtgatgtttgtTCCCATTGGTGCCACGCTGCCTGTGGTATTCGGAGGAATCTTATCAAGCCAGGTCCTAGTTTAAAGGGGCCATCTGGGACTACAGAAATGCAATTTCACTGCATAGGATGTGGTCATGCTTCAGAAATGTTTGGATTTGTTAAGGATGTGTTTCTATGCTGTGCAAAGGACTGGGGTCCAGAAACACTGAAAAAGGAGCTTGATTGTGTGAGGAAGATTTTCAAGGGcagtgatgattcaaaaggcaaGGAACTGCACATTAAAGCTGATGAACTTTGCACCCAGCTCCAAAATAAGATGATGTCTGCTTTAGATGCATGCAGCGTCATTATTCAGTTCTTCAACT ACACTGATGGTATGGCAGACTTTCCTCCCTCTGGTGCATGTTCAAAAGACCTAATGACAACTCAAGTTGATCTTAGAAAAGATGAATCATCCGTCACACCAGCTACTTCTCTTCCTCCGAAGCTTGTGTTTTACAGCACAAGCTCTTCAAGTGGACGGGATTTACTTCCAAATGATCATGGTCAGAAAGATATCAAAACTGCTCTAGcaaatgatttaaaaagtGAAGATGAATACCGGTTTGGCAGGTTATCAAACAATGATGGATTTGACAGCTTAGAAAGCATGGTAAGGATTAAGGAAGCAGAAGCAATGATGTTTCAAAGCAAGGCAGACGAAGCACGGAGAGAGGCTGAGACTTACATGAGGATGATTCGAGCCAAGTCTGACAAGTTGGAAGAAGAGTATGCTGAGAAGCTATCCAGACTATGTTTACAGGAGACTGAGGAAAGACGACGGAAGAAAGTGGAAGAAGTAAAGGTTTTGGAACACTCACATTGTGATTACTACCAAATGAAACTAAGAATGCAAGCCGAGATTGCCAGTTTGTTGGAGAGAATGGAAGCCACAAAGCAGCAGTGGGTTTaa